Part of the Vagococcus teuberi genome, AACAGGGAATAATCAATCTGTTAAAGAACATGAATTGATTGAAGTTAAATCAGGATTAGAAAATCTAAAACATGATGAAACGCACTTGAAGAAAAATAAAGTCTTGAAAAAAGCGAAAGAGAAAAAATCATTTAAAGCTGGTGATGATGTTTTAGTTGAAGCATTTGGTCAAAGAGGAACATTGATTGAGAAAGTTGGCAATAGAGAGTGGCAAGTTCAATTAGGTATTCTGAAGATGACTGTCTCAGAAGATGGCATGACACGAATTGCACCGGAGAAAGAACCTAAAATGCGTGTTTCAACGGTAAAAAGTGATGGTGGCGGCAGTCGTCAATCAGTGTCAACTCAACTGGATTTACGTGGTAAACGTTATGAAGATGCCTTGGCAGAAGTTGATCAATACATTGATGCAGCGTTACTTGCAGGTTATCCTCAAGTAACGATTGTCCACGGACGCGGAACGGGTGCTTTAAAACAAGGGGTACAAGAGTACTTGAAAAATAATCGTCGAGTAAAAAAATATAATTTTGCTCCTAGCAATCAAGGTGGAGACGGTGCGACAATTGTGACTTTCTAAAAAGTGAGCAGATTGTTAGTTCTTTACTACCCCCGATGGTATAATCAGTTTATAAAGTAAAAGATGATTTAGGAGATGAATGAATATGGTAGAAAATATTACAGATGCAAACTTTGCAGCAGAAACAGATGAAGGATTAGTATTGGTCGACTTCTGGGCACCTTGGTGTGGACCATGTCGTATGCAAGGACCTATCTTAGATGGTATCGCAACAGAATACCAAGACAAAGTAAAAATTGTTAAAGTAAATGTGGATGAAAATCCTCAAACAAGTCAAGCACACGGAATCATGAGTATTCCAACATTATTACTTAAAAAAGATGGTCAAGTTGTTGAACAAATGATTGGTGTCCAACAAAAACCACAATTAGAACAAGTATTTAATAAATATCTTTAAAATTATAATCATTCTATGGTGCTATAATCACTGTGGAATGATTTTTTTTCAACAAATTGTATACTTGATAAAGAGAGAGTACAAGGAGATTAAACTAGTGAACGAAAGAATAAAAAATAAATTAGCTTTGTTGCCAGATCAGCCAGGCTGTTATTTGATGAAAGATAAATATAATACCATCATCTATGTTGGTAAGGCGAAGATTTTAAAAAATCGAGTGCGATCTTATTTTACTGGGACGCATGATGAGAAAACACAACGACTAGTAAGTGAAATTGTAGATTTTGAGACAATTATCACAGAGTCGAATACGGAAGCCTTGCTTTTAGAGATAAATTTAATCCAAAAGAATATGCCGAAGTATAACATTATGTTAAAAGATGATAAAAGCTATCCTTTTATCAAGATAACAAATGAAAAAGCCCCGAGACTGTTAATTACACGAAAAGTATTAAAAGATAATGCGATTTATTTTGGCCCGTATCCAGATGTAAAAGCAGCGAATGAAACGAAACGATTGCTTGATAAGATTTATCCACTTAGAAAATGTAAAAATTTACCAAATGAAGTGTGTTTATACTATCATATGGGACAATGTTTAGGTCCTTGTGTGAACCCAGTAGTAGAAGCAAAGTATAAAGAGATGGTAGAAGAAATTAAAAAGTTTTTAAATGGTGGCTATACTGAGATTCAAAAAGAAATTGAAGGAAAAATGATAAAAGCCTCTGAAAATATGGAGTTTGAAAAAGCGGCAGAATATCGTGATCAAATTCAGTCTATTCAAAGTGTGATGACCAAACAAAAAATGACGAATGCAGATTTTGTCGATCGTGATGTTTTTGGCTATTATGCTGACAAAGGGTGGATGGTTGTTCAAGTCTTTTTTGTTAGACAAGGAAAACTAATTGAACGAAATGTATTTGATTTTCCATTTTACAATGAGCCAGAGGAAGATATGTTGACTTTTATTGGGCAGTTTTATCAAGAGAATCACCATTTTGTTCCTAAAGAAATACTATTACCAAAAGAACTGGATAAAAGCCTTGTCGAAGCGATGATTCCAACTAAAATTTTACAACCTCAACGCGGAGAGAAAAAAGATTTAGTGAATCTAGCCAATAAAAATGCCAAAATATATTTAGAAGAACAATTTAATTTAATAGAAAGAAAAGAAGATAGAACAATTGGCGCTGTAGAAAAATTAGGGCAAGCAATGAAAATACCAACGCCTAATAGAATAGAAGCATTTGATAACTCGAATATTATGGGAGTGGATCCCGTTTCTGCTATGGTGGTTTACATTGACGGAAAACCATCAAAAAAAGACTATCGTAAATTTAAAATTAAAACAGTTGAAGGTCCAGATGATTATTCTTCAATGAAAGAAGTGATTTATCGAAGGTATTCACGAGTGATAAAGGACAATTTACCAATGCCGGATTTAATTTTAATTGATGGTGGAAAAGGACAAGTACATGCTGCTCAAGATGTTCTTGATAACCAATTAGGTTTAGATATACCAATTGCAGGATTAGCTAAAAATGATCAGCATAAAACTAGTGAATTATTATTTGGGCCAGACTTAGATGTTGTGCCTTTAAAAAGAAGTTCTTCAGAGTTCTTTTTACTTCAACGTATACAAGATGAGGTGCATAGATTTGCGATAACATTCCACCGTTCAACCCGTAGTAAAACAAGTTTCGCATCAAAACTTGACGGAATAGAAGGTCTTGGACCAAAACGTAAGAAAAAACTATTAACGACATTTAAATCTATGAAAAAAATTGAGGAAGCAAGTGTTGAAGATTTAGTTGATTCTGGCCTTCCAAAAACTGTTGCAACCAATGTATACCAACATTTTCAAACGATAAAAAAATAGTCAAAGTAGCAAAAAAGTGTTACAATTTATAACGTGTTTTTTTAATTCGATAACAGAGGAGTTTTAACCATGAGTTTAATCATACAAATTATTACATTAGTTATCATTTTTACCAGTATGTTTATTTATTATCGCCAAGTGAGTAAAGCAAAAAAGAGTCAGTTAGGTTTAGAAGTATTAGCAAGAACATCTCAACTTAGTATGAGTGCTTTTGTTTTAGGTCTTGGTGTTATTTTAATTGAATTAAATTCGTTTGGATTATCAAGAAGTGAGTTTGTGAATCACTTACTGATTTATGGAGCATTTGTCAGTTTGGTAACAATAATCAGTATTTGGTACTACTCTCGAACGCTAAAAAATTAGAAAAATATTTGTTTTTTTATTCACAGTCAAATATTTTGACTTTTTTGTGAAAAAGAACTATAGTATCCATTGAATAAAAGTTGGAGGGAATAAAAAATGAGCAGACCTAGAGTCGTTATTTTGGGAGCAGGCTATGCAGGCTTAAAAACAGCTAAAGAATTAAGTAAGAAAAATGTTGATGCTGATATCATTTTGGTGAACAAAAATGATTATCACTATGAATCAACGCAGTTACACGAAGTAGCAGCAGGAACAGAACCAGCCAGTAAAATAACTTTCAACATTGTTGATGTTATTGATACTAAGAAAGTTCAGTTCTTAAAGGACACTGTTATCAAAGTGGATAAAGATAACAAAAAAGTTTTATTAGAAAATACTGGTGAATTAGCTTATGACTATTTAGTGATGGCATTAGGATTTGAATCAGAAACATTTGGTATTCCAGGTGTTGATGACTATTCGTTACCATTAGTGAATATTAAAACAGCTGAAGCAGCACAAGCTCATCTAGATAGAGCATTAGCTAACTACCAAAAATCTAAAGATGAATTAGATTTATCTATCGTTGTTTGTGGAGCTGGATTTACAAGTATTGAGTATTTAGGAGAAATTACAAATCGTATTCCTAAATTAGCTAAAACAATGAATTTTCCAATGGATAAAGTGAAAATTACTTGTATTGAAGCAATGCCAACATTACTACCAATGTTCTCTGAAAAACTTGGTCAATTTGGTATTGATGTATTGAAAAAACGTGGTGTAACGTTTAAAGTCGGAACACCAATTAAAGAAATCAAAGAGCATACTGTTGTTTACGAAGAAAATGGTGAGTTGAAAGAAGTTCATGCTCATACCATTATTTGGACAACGGGTGTTAAAGGTAGTCATGTTGTTGGTGAATCTGGATTTTCTGAACGTCGTGGACGTGTAATGGTTGAAAAAGATTTACGTGTTGAAGGATATCCTGATATCTTCATGATCGGTGACGTGAGTGCTGTGATGGATGAAGAGTCTGGAAGACCATTCCCAACAACAGCTCAAATTGCTATTAAACAAGGTGAAGCCGCTGCAAATAACTTAGCTCGCTTATTAACTAACCAACCAACAGAAGCTTTTACTTTCAAATCTTTAGGTACTGTTGCTTCAATCGGTAATAATGTTGGTATCGGACAAATATTAGGTGGTAAAGAAGTCAAAGGTTATATGGGTTCAATTGTTAAGAAAAGCATTATTAATAAATCACTTCTTGCGGTAGGAACAGCAGGAACCCTTCTTAAAAAAGGTCGATTTGATTATTATCATTAAGATAAAATTAAACAGCAATTCTAAGTATTTATACTTAAGATTGCTGTTTTTTGTTTTATTAAATCATTTATTATTATAAAGTTGATGCATAATTTTTTTACCTGTTTTAGTGGCAGCTAGTCCACCTTCAGCAGTTTCTTTAAAAGCAGAAGGCATTTGCATTCCCACTTGATGCATGGCTTCAATGACTTCATCAACAGGAATGACACTTTTTACTCCTGCTAAAGCCATATCGGCAGAAATAAATGCTTGTGATGCACCAAGAGCATTTCTCTTAATACAAGGAATTTCTACCAAGCCTGCAACCGGGTCACAGATTAAACCAAGCATATTGATAATAGTAATAGCGACAGCTTGAGATGCTTGTTCAGGTGTACCACCACAAGTTTCAACAAGTGCTCCACTTGCCATAGCGCTAGCTGATCCGACTTCAGCTTGGCATCCTCCAGCAGCCCCGCTAATTGAGGCATTGTTAGCAATGACCAAACCGATAGCACCAGCTGCAAATAAAAAGTTGATTTGTTGCTCTTTTGTTAAATCACGTTCATCTGTTAGAGCAGATAATACTCCAGCAGCTACACCGGCACTCCCAGCAGTAGGTGTGGCGCAAATTAACCCCATCTCAGCATTTACTTCATTGACTGCCATGGCATTTTGCACCGCACGTAAAATAGTTTCACCACTTAAAAAATCACCTTTATTAATATATTGATTCATTCTAGGAGCATCTCCACCGGTTAAACCGGTTACGGAAGTGACCCCTTTTACCCCTTTTTCAATTGAGGCTGACATGACGGAAAGATTTTTTTCCATGTGAGCTATAATCACTTCACGTGGTCGCTGTGAAACTTCTATTTCTGTTTGGATCATGGCTTCAGCAAGCGAACCATATTCATTTGCTAAAATAACTAATTCTTCAATTGTTTCAAACATTCCTGTGTCCTTTCTAGTTGAAAAAATCAACCG contains:
- the trxA gene encoding thioredoxin; its protein translation is MVENITDANFAAETDEGLVLVDFWAPWCGPCRMQGPILDGIATEYQDKVKIVKVNVDENPQTSQAHGIMSIPTLLLKKDGQVVEQMIGVQQKPQLEQVFNKYL
- the uvrC gene encoding excinuclease ABC subunit UvrC, with protein sequence MNERIKNKLALLPDQPGCYLMKDKYNTIIYVGKAKILKNRVRSYFTGTHDEKTQRLVSEIVDFETIITESNTEALLLEINLIQKNMPKYNIMLKDDKSYPFIKITNEKAPRLLITRKVLKDNAIYFGPYPDVKAANETKRLLDKIYPLRKCKNLPNEVCLYYHMGQCLGPCVNPVVEAKYKEMVEEIKKFLNGGYTEIQKEIEGKMIKASENMEFEKAAEYRDQIQSIQSVMTKQKMTNADFVDRDVFGYYADKGWMVVQVFFVRQGKLIERNVFDFPFYNEPEEDMLTFIGQFYQENHHFVPKEILLPKELDKSLVEAMIPTKILQPQRGEKKDLVNLANKNAKIYLEEQFNLIERKEDRTIGAVEKLGQAMKIPTPNRIEAFDNSNIMGVDPVSAMVVYIDGKPSKKDYRKFKIKTVEGPDDYSSMKEVIYRRYSRVIKDNLPMPDLILIDGGKGQVHAAQDVLDNQLGLDIPIAGLAKNDQHKTSELLFGPDLDVVPLKRSSSEFFLLQRIQDEVHRFAITFHRSTRSKTSFASKLDGIEGLGPKRKKKLLTTFKSMKKIEEASVEDLVDSGLPKTVATNVYQHFQTIKK
- a CDS encoding NAD(P)/FAD-dependent oxidoreductase, whose product is MSRPRVVILGAGYAGLKTAKELSKKNVDADIILVNKNDYHYESTQLHEVAAGTEPASKITFNIVDVIDTKKVQFLKDTVIKVDKDNKKVLLENTGELAYDYLVMALGFESETFGIPGVDDYSLPLVNIKTAEAAQAHLDRALANYQKSKDELDLSIVVCGAGFTSIEYLGEITNRIPKLAKTMNFPMDKVKITCIEAMPTLLPMFSEKLGQFGIDVLKKRGVTFKVGTPIKEIKEHTVVYEENGELKEVHAHTIIWTTGVKGSHVVGESGFSERRGRVMVEKDLRVEGYPDIFMIGDVSAVMDEESGRPFPTTAQIAIKQGEAAANNLARLLTNQPTEAFTFKSLGTVASIGNNVGIGQILGGKEVKGYMGSIVKKSIINKSLLAVGTAGTLLKKGRFDYYH
- the sdaAA gene encoding L-serine ammonia-lyase, iron-sulfur-dependent, subunit alpha, with product MFETIEELVILANEYGSLAEAMIQTEIEVSQRPREVIIAHMEKNLSVMSASIEKGVKGVTSVTGLTGGDAPRMNQYINKGDFLSGETILRAVQNAMAVNEVNAEMGLICATPTAGSAGVAAGVLSALTDERDLTKEQQINFLFAAGAIGLVIANNASISGAAGGCQAEVGSASAMASGALVETCGGTPEQASQAVAITIINMLGLICDPVAGLVEIPCIKRNALGASQAFISADMALAGVKSVIPVDEVIEAMHQVGMQMPSAFKETAEGGLAATKTGKKIMHQLYNNK